One Pseudoalteromonas espejiana DSM 9414 DNA window includes the following coding sequences:
- a CDS encoding M4 family metallopeptidase, whose product MNLSKITLATFAALTLVQATDAVAANKKYLNQQTAINTLVQSNSASILSTSPKDLIGLSVRNELVVLKEFTSNNGEVTRRYQQTYQGLPVIGDTLSLTFKNGMLKKAHGAAVYDIEGDINDVSAKLSAKQAMLQSQNVGVAAKTIGLKKHNEKSRLAIWVDQQSKAHLVYEVSYVTYGKSPSRPYQIIDANSGEVLFSFDNLQHADATGPGGNLKTGKYIYGTDFDSLDVSQSGNNCTMNNSNVRTINLNGGTSGTSAYSFTCPENTFKEINGAYSPLNDAHYFGNVIFNMYNDWIGSPPLSFQLKMRVHYSSNYENAFWDGSAMTFGDGQNTFYPLVSLDVSAHEVSHGFTEQNSGLVYSGKSGGLNEAFSDMAGEAAEFYMKGTNDWLVGKDIFKGNGALRYMNNPTQDGRSIDNQSSFSSGMDVHYSSGVFNKAFYNLATSPGWDTQKAFVVMARANQLYWSASTNWDLAGNGVMDAACDLNYEPADVQAALAAVGVSSTLSAGSDCSTTPPPSDETLTNGVTRTGISGAAKQQLFFTLEVPAGATDLQFNTTGGSGDADLYVQYASKPTLNTYDCKSTTSSSTENCSISNVQTGTYYVMVEAWNAISGISLTGSFNGGSDTENPINRTESNISVASNNWTRFTQDLNAGYSTLNISISGGSGDADLYVNYGSASSTSSYLCRPYKNGNSETCTFDNPQSGTWYIDLRGYTNASGVTLNVTAN is encoded by the coding sequence GTGAATTTATCTAAAATCACATTAGCAACTTTTGCTGCTTTAACTTTGGTTCAAGCAACAGATGCAGTAGCTGCGAATAAGAAATACCTAAATCAACAAACGGCAATAAATACATTGGTGCAATCAAACTCAGCATCAATATTATCTACCAGTCCTAAAGATTTGATTGGGTTAAGTGTAAGGAACGAATTAGTTGTATTAAAAGAGTTTACGAGCAACAACGGGGAAGTGACCCGCCGTTATCAACAGACATACCAAGGCTTACCTGTGATAGGAGATACACTAAGCCTAACATTTAAAAACGGCATGCTTAAAAAAGCACATGGCGCTGCAGTATATGATATTGAAGGCGATATAAATGATGTAAGCGCTAAATTATCAGCAAAACAGGCGATGCTTCAAAGCCAAAATGTGGGTGTTGCTGCAAAGACTATTGGCTTAAAAAAACACAATGAAAAATCGAGATTAGCCATTTGGGTTGACCAGCAAAGTAAGGCACATTTAGTTTACGAAGTGTCGTATGTCACTTATGGTAAATCGCCCTCAAGGCCTTATCAAATAATAGATGCAAATTCTGGTGAAGTATTATTTAGTTTTGATAATCTTCAGCACGCAGACGCTACAGGGCCAGGTGGTAATTTAAAAACAGGTAAATATATATATGGAACTGACTTTGATAGTTTAGATGTTAGCCAATCAGGCAATAATTGTACGATGAACAACTCAAATGTGCGCACCATAAACCTCAACGGTGGCACAAGTGGTACGTCTGCATATTCTTTTACTTGTCCTGAAAACACATTTAAAGAAATAAATGGCGCGTACTCTCCACTCAATGATGCGCATTATTTTGGTAATGTAATTTTTAATATGTATAACGATTGGATTGGTTCGCCCCCGCTAAGTTTTCAGTTAAAGATGCGCGTTCATTATTCTAGCAATTATGAAAATGCATTTTGGGATGGAAGTGCAATGACCTTTGGCGATGGCCAAAATACGTTTTACCCACTTGTTAGCCTTGATGTTTCGGCACATGAAGTTAGCCATGGTTTTACAGAGCAAAACTCTGGTTTAGTTTATAGCGGTAAGTCGGGTGGGTTAAATGAAGCTTTTTCGGATATGGCTGGTGAAGCTGCTGAATTTTACATGAAAGGCACTAATGACTGGTTAGTCGGTAAAGACATATTTAAAGGTAATGGCGCGCTTCGTTATATGAATAACCCAACGCAAGATGGCCGCTCTATTGATAATCAAAGCAGCTTTTCGTCAGGAATGGATGTACATTATAGCTCGGGAGTATTTAACAAAGCATTTTATAATTTAGCTACTTCACCTGGTTGGGATACACAAAAAGCGTTTGTTGTTATGGCGCGTGCGAACCAACTTTATTGGAGTGCTAGCACTAACTGGGATTTAGCCGGCAATGGTGTAATGGATGCCGCGTGTGACTTAAATTATGAGCCCGCTGATGTACAAGCTGCACTTGCGGCTGTAGGTGTAAGCTCTACTTTAAGTGCAGGTAGTGATTGTTCAACAACTCCTCCACCATCAGATGAAACCTTAACCAATGGTGTTACACGAACAGGGATCAGTGGCGCTGCCAAACAACAGTTATTCTTTACATTAGAAGTGCCAGCAGGCGCTACCGATTTACAGTTTAATACAACGGGTGGCTCAGGTGATGCTGACCTTTATGTGCAATACGCAAGTAAACCTACTTTAAATACGTATGATTGTAAAAGCACAACCTCTTCAAGTACTGAAAATTGTAGCATTTCAAATGTACAAACAGGAACATACTACGTAATGGTAGAGGCGTGGAATGCTATTTCAGGCATATCATTAACAGGTAGTTTCAATGGTGGCTCCGATACAGAGAACCCTATAAATAGAACCGAATCTAATATTAGCGTTGCTTCTAATAATTGGACGAGGTTTACACAAGATTTAAATGCAGGCTACAGCACTTTAAATATTAGTATTTCTGGTGGCAGTGGCGATGCTGACTTGTATGTTAATTATGGTTCGGCGTCGAGTACATCTAGCTACTTATGCAGACCTTATAAAAATGGAAATAGCGAAACATGCACATTTGATAACCCTCAATCAGGTACTTGGTACATTGATTTGAGAGGGTACACCAACGCAAGTGGTGTAACTCTGAATGTGACTGCTAATTAA
- a CDS encoding M28 family metallopeptidase has protein sequence MKMFTITMLSTFAMLCSTSLVAQNEDAIWVSIDSSEATHYEHKQHSLIHSLPFLHRASSSLPQIDLVSIPAKHANNLSEFMHDNYNRCGGFVAHDSWQEANKYTKQLAAAHTLQNTLALSYSINNQETVQSLISSISTVSLDSTVNSLTNFNNRYYTSQTGVDAANWLKSFWQQIVQNRSDISIDTYSHNWAQSSIIATIEGSDKSSEIVIIGGHLDSINQSNPAAGRSPGADDNASGIAVLTEALRAVVQSGYKPQRTIQIMAFAAEEVGLRGSSDIASSYKEQGKNVVGMVQFDMTGNNGSIEDIVMMTDYTTNAQNQFLSQLLDTYMPQINYGFDQCGYGCSDHASWYQQGFAASMPFESKMNEINPLIHTQNDNQFDAQHASKFAKLAVSYLAEMAKNAGDILPPANNQLQNGETLNGISAAAKAQLIYTIDVTSNAQNLNFVTADGSGDADLYVRFNQAPTLNEFDCKSTSSTSNERCDIELSREGIYYVMVEAWNTIENVSLTASFDSGNNVEPINRIVSDINVSAGMWQRFSQNISSPYSLLDISISGGSGDADLYVNVGSASTQAQYLCRPYKNGNTETCTFSSPQQGSWYIDIKGYSDASDITLTINAQ, from the coding sequence ATGAAGATGTTTACTATTACAATGTTAAGCACATTTGCCATGCTTTGTAGTACTAGCTTAGTAGCGCAAAATGAAGATGCTATATGGGTGAGTATTGATTCTAGTGAAGCCACACATTATGAACATAAGCAACACAGCTTAATACACTCGTTGCCATTTTTACACAGGGCTAGCAGCTCATTACCTCAGATTGATTTAGTGAGTATACCGGCAAAGCATGCAAATAATTTAAGTGAGTTTATGCATGATAATTACAATCGGTGTGGCGGTTTTGTAGCGCATGATTCATGGCAGGAGGCAAATAAGTATACTAAGCAATTAGCCGCGGCACATACGCTTCAAAATACACTCGCATTAAGCTATTCAATCAATAATCAAGAAACCGTGCAATCACTCATTTCATCAATTAGTACCGTAAGCCTCGATAGCACAGTAAATTCTTTAACCAATTTTAATAATCGTTATTACACGTCGCAAACAGGTGTTGATGCAGCTAATTGGCTTAAAAGTTTTTGGCAACAAATAGTACAAAACCGAAGCGATATAAGTATTGATACTTACTCGCATAATTGGGCTCAGTCTTCAATTATAGCGACCATTGAAGGCAGCGATAAATCTAGCGAAATAGTAATTATTGGCGGCCATCTAGATTCAATTAATCAAAGTAATCCGGCCGCGGGGCGCTCACCGGGTGCTGATGACAATGCCTCGGGGATTGCTGTATTAACTGAGGCATTACGAGCAGTTGTTCAAAGCGGTTACAAACCACAGCGAACTATTCAAATTATGGCATTTGCAGCCGAAGAGGTTGGACTTAGAGGTTCTTCTGACATTGCAAGTAGTTATAAGGAACAAGGAAAAAATGTAGTTGGAATGGTGCAATTTGATATGACGGGGAATAATGGCAGCATTGAAGATATTGTTATGATGACAGACTATACGACCAACGCACAAAACCAGTTTTTATCGCAATTGTTAGATACCTACATGCCACAAATTAATTATGGTTTTGATCAATGTGGCTATGGGTGCTCTGATCATGCATCTTGGTATCAACAAGGCTTTGCTGCCTCAATGCCATTTGAGTCGAAAATGAATGAGATAAATCCACTTATTCATACACAAAACGACAACCAATTTGACGCGCAGCACGCGAGTAAGTTCGCTAAGCTTGCAGTAAGCTACTTAGCTGAAATGGCAAAAAATGCAGGGGATATACTGCCTCCAGCTAATAACCAATTACAAAATGGCGAAACGCTCAATGGGATTAGCGCTGCTGCAAAAGCACAACTTATATACACGATTGACGTTACGAGCAATGCGCAAAATCTTAACTTTGTTACAGCCGATGGAAGTGGTGATGCAGATTTATATGTGCGCTTTAATCAAGCGCCCACACTTAACGAATTCGACTGTAAAAGCACCTCTTCAACCAGTAATGAGCGCTGTGACATAGAACTAAGTCGTGAAGGTATTTACTACGTAATGGTAGAGGCTTGGAATACCATAGAAAATGTGTCGTTAACTGCAAGTTTTGATAGCGGTAACAATGTTGAACCAATAAATCGTATAGTTTCTGACATTAATGTGAGTGCAGGTATGTGGCAGCGCTTTAGCCAAAACATAAGTTCACCGTATTCATTATTAGATATTAGTATTTCAGGTGGCAGTGGCGATGCTGATTTATACGTAAATGTTGGTTCTGCTTCAACGCAGGCTCAATACCTGTGTAGACCATATAAAAATGGTAATACTGAAACTTGTACCTTTTCCTCTCCTCAGCAAGGAAGTTGGTATATAGATATAAAAGGCTATAGTGACGCAAGTGATATTACCTTAACTATTAACGCACAATAA
- a CDS encoding ATP-dependent DNA helicase, whose translation MIGIIKQLFSATGPLALSLDGYTPRQPQIDMAVAVNDALKNSTQLVVEAGTGTGKTFAYLAPALKSKGKTIISTGSKALQEQLYHRDLPQLVKALSASKKTALLKGRANYLCTYRLSQHVAHVPTDDPDVMHQLAMVAKFASETQSGDLADCIGIEEDAKVLPYVNSTADNCLGKECPDFQSCYIRKARLNAAEADVVVINHHLFFADMAVKDSGFAELMPTADAYIFDEAHQLSEIASDYFGESISTKKLVDLINDLRAIYRAEIPDMLQLGKSLNKLETSVADLRLQFGVDGSRGDWREKLGDKLICAALHRVISDLDFVYQVLKLCLERSDKIEHPFERTLAFKGQLERVFDTAQTGFSYWYETTRRYLTVNITPLNVSAKFAQMMKDTGAGFVFTSATLSVDNKLEHFNASLGLTPKQSMMVDSPFDYPNQALLCLPRYLPESHADNMPHAIIKLTLELIKSAKGRCFVLFTSYRMMHLVAEGLTTQMDYPVYMQGQMSKRIILEKFTRHGNAVLLGTASFWEGVDVRGSTLSCVIIDKLPFAAPDDPLLQAKMQDCQMQGKDPFAHIQLPQAVIALKQGVGRLIRDNKDKGVLVICDNRLVTRQYGQVFLKSLPPMRRTRSLEDANTFLKQIN comes from the coding sequence GTGATTGGTATTATCAAACAGCTGTTTAGTGCAACCGGGCCATTGGCGTTATCTTTAGATGGCTATACTCCGCGCCAACCTCAAATTGACATGGCTGTAGCCGTTAACGATGCATTAAAAAATAGCACGCAGTTGGTGGTAGAAGCCGGTACAGGTACAGGTAAAACGTTTGCTTATTTGGCGCCTGCACTTAAATCAAAAGGTAAAACAATTATTTCTACAGGGTCAAAAGCGCTGCAAGAGCAATTGTACCACCGAGATTTACCTCAGCTTGTAAAAGCGCTAAGCGCTTCAAAAAAAACCGCTTTATTAAAAGGCCGTGCTAATTACCTTTGCACCTACAGGTTAAGCCAACATGTGGCCCACGTGCCGACAGATGACCCCGATGTAATGCATCAGCTTGCCATGGTGGCAAAATTTGCCAGTGAAACTCAGTCGGGCGACTTAGCCGATTGTATTGGTATTGAAGAAGACGCTAAAGTACTGCCTTATGTAAACTCGACTGCTGATAACTGTTTAGGCAAAGAGTGCCCCGACTTTCAAAGTTGTTATATACGTAAAGCGCGGTTAAATGCAGCCGAAGCCGACGTAGTGGTTATAAACCATCATTTATTTTTTGCCGATATGGCAGTGAAAGATTCAGGCTTTGCCGAACTTATGCCTACAGCCGACGCTTATATTTTTGACGAAGCGCACCAACTGAGTGAAATTGCGAGTGACTACTTTGGTGAAAGTATAAGCACCAAAAAGCTGGTGGATTTAATAAACGACTTACGTGCTATTTATCGTGCTGAAATTCCTGACATGCTGCAGTTAGGTAAAAGTTTAAACAAACTTGAAACCAGTGTAGCCGACTTACGTTTACAGTTTGGTGTTGATGGTAGCCGAGGTGATTGGCGCGAAAAACTCGGCGATAAACTAATTTGTGCAGCCCTGCACAGAGTAATAAGCGATTTAGATTTTGTATATCAAGTTTTAAAACTATGCCTTGAACGCAGTGATAAAATAGAGCACCCATTTGAACGTACATTAGCGTTTAAAGGTCAATTAGAACGTGTATTTGATACAGCACAAACTGGGTTTAGTTACTGGTACGAAACCACACGGCGCTATTTAACCGTAAACATAACACCGCTTAACGTATCTGCTAAGTTTGCACAAATGATGAAAGACACCGGAGCAGGCTTTGTGTTTACCTCAGCAACACTTTCTGTTGATAATAAGCTTGAGCACTTTAACGCAAGCCTAGGCCTTACGCCTAAACAAAGCATGATGGTAGACAGCCCGTTTGATTATCCTAATCAAGCTTTGCTATGTTTGCCTCGGTACTTACCCGAGTCTCACGCCGATAATATGCCTCACGCTATTATTAAATTAACGCTTGAACTTATAAAGTCAGCTAAAGGGCGTTGTTTTGTATTGTTTACCAGTTATAGAATGATGCATTTAGTTGCTGAGGGTCTAACAACTCAAATGGATTACCCTGTGTATATGCAAGGCCAAATGTCAAAACGCATTATCCTTGAAAAATTTACCCGCCACGGTAATGCTGTTTTACTTGGTACAGCCTCTTTTTGGGAAGGCGTTGATGTACGCGGTAGTACTTTAAGCTGTGTTATTATAGACAAACTGCCTTTTGCAGCACCCGATGACCCATTACTGCAAGCTAAAATGCAAGACTGCCAAATGCAAGGTAAAGACCCGTTTGCGCATATTCAGTTGCCACAGGCTGTCATTGCGCTCAAGCAAGGTGTTGGGCGTTTAATACGCGACAACAAAGACAAAGGCGTACTTGTTATTTGCGATAACCGTTTAGTAACACGCCAATATGGCCAAGTATTTTTGAAAAGCTTACCGCCAATGCGACGCACGCGAAGCTTAGAAGATGCCAATACATTTTTAAAACAAATTAATTAG
- the tsaB gene encoding tRNA (adenosine(37)-N6)-threonylcarbamoyltransferase complex dimerization subunit type 1 TsaB, with protein MIKSNILALDASTEALSIVLHFKGQTFHHFEECPQQHSQKILPLVDELLSKAQCKLKDLDVIGFGQGPGSFTGVRISVAIAQGLAYSANLPLVGVSTLAIMAQQAFEENGSTCVYPAIDARMGEIYFANYQLNNTKMELVNQECVIKPELLTADFISANNELAVAVGTGFKTYPDALNNFSNIQINTEITLPDARFMLNHVDDAFLTGNVVKASEAQPKYVRDTVTWKKLPGRE; from the coding sequence ATGATTAAAAGTAATATTCTTGCCCTAGACGCCTCAACAGAAGCGCTCTCTATTGTTTTGCATTTTAAGGGCCAAACGTTTCATCATTTTGAAGAATGCCCACAACAGCACAGCCAAAAAATTCTTCCTTTAGTTGATGAATTGCTATCTAAGGCGCAGTGTAAGCTTAAAGATTTAGATGTTATTGGTTTTGGCCAAGGCCCTGGTAGCTTTACGGGTGTGCGTATTAGTGTAGCTATAGCACAAGGTTTAGCGTATTCGGCAAATTTACCGCTAGTGGGTGTATCAACGTTAGCTATTATGGCGCAGCAAGCTTTTGAAGAAAATGGCAGTACTTGCGTATATCCAGCTATAGATGCGCGTATGGGCGAAATTTACTTTGCTAATTACCAGCTAAATAACACTAAAATGGAATTAGTGAATCAAGAATGTGTAATTAAACCTGAGCTGTTAACTGCTGATTTTATATCTGCAAATAATGAGCTGGCTGTGGCAGTAGGCACAGGCTTTAAAACCTACCCAGACGCACTTAATAACTTTAGCAATATACAAATAAACACTGAAATTACCTTACCAGATGCACGTTTCATGCTTAACCACGTTGATGATGCCTTTTTAACCGGTAATGTTGTTAAAGCAAGCGAAGCACAGCCTAAATATGTTCGCGATACAGTAACATGGAAAAAGCTACCTGGTCGTGAGTAA
- a CDS encoding alkaline phosphatase: MKNQFSLLALLCASTSAYADDAPKNVIYMIGDGMGPAYTTAYRYFKDDPTTKQIETTVFDTILTGMARTYPDDHTYVTDSAAGATALSSGRKSYNGAIAVDTDKKPVKTMLEIAKERGMTTALVATSQINHATPASFATHNESRRNYDEIANEYIDNKIAGKLPVDLMLGGGTQYFIREDRNLVDEFKAAGYQYSDDIKNLGQITQVPALGLYAPVGLPFALDANSNHLTQLTAKAFDLLDGENKEGFFVMIEGSQIDWCGHANDVACAMAEMDDFAQSIEKAKAYVDNNPDTLLVITADHSTGGLTLGAHGQYKWETDVIKGVKVTAGKLTQQLLAADDFEPIWTANTGIEYTPANKVKLEQAKKMGDKALNLAVKSIISDASFTGWTTGGHTAVDVQVFAYGKGSDQFIGAQNNTDIADKLINFIKQ; the protein is encoded by the coding sequence ATGAAAAACCAGTTTAGCTTATTAGCACTTTTATGTGCATCAACTAGTGCTTATGCAGATGATGCACCTAAAAATGTAATTTATATGATTGGTGATGGTATGGGGCCGGCTTACACAACCGCTTATCGTTACTTTAAGGATGACCCTACCACCAAACAAATTGAAACCACTGTTTTTGATACAATTTTAACAGGTATGGCACGTACCTACCCTGACGACCATACCTATGTAACCGACAGCGCAGCGGGGGCTACGGCATTAAGCAGTGGCCGTAAAAGTTATAATGGCGCAATAGCTGTAGATACCGATAAAAAACCGGTTAAAACCATGCTAGAAATTGCTAAAGAACGCGGTATGACAACAGCGTTAGTGGCTACATCGCAAATAAACCATGCTACGCCTGCAAGCTTTGCTACACATAACGAATCACGTCGTAACTACGATGAAATTGCTAATGAGTATATTGATAACAAAATTGCTGGCAAACTCCCTGTTGATTTAATGCTTGGCGGCGGCACACAATACTTTATTAGAGAAGACCGTAACCTAGTTGATGAATTTAAAGCGGCAGGTTATCAATATAGCGATGACATTAAAAACCTTGGTCAAATAACTCAAGTGCCTGCACTGGGCTTATACGCACCGGTTGGATTGCCGTTCGCGCTTGATGCAAACTCAAATCACTTAACGCAACTTACCGCTAAAGCATTTGATTTACTCGATGGCGAAAACAAAGAAGGTTTTTTTGTAATGATTGAAGGCAGCCAAATTGATTGGTGTGGCCACGCTAACGATGTGGCCTGTGCTATGGCAGAAATGGACGACTTTGCTCAATCAATAGAAAAAGCTAAAGCCTATGTTGATAATAACCCCGACACGCTTTTAGTTATTACGGCAGATCACTCAACGGGTGGTTTAACGCTTGGTGCCCATGGCCAATATAAGTGGGAAACGGATGTTATAAAAGGTGTAAAAGTGACGGCAGGTAAATTGACGCAACAATTACTAGCCGCGGATGATTTCGAACCAATTTGGACTGCCAACACGGGAATTGAATATACCCCAGCTAACAAAGTAAAACTTGAGCAAGCTAAAAAAATGGGTGACAAAGCCCTAAATTTAGCTGTTAAAAGCATTATTAGCGACGCAAGCTTTACGGGCTGGACAACAGGCGGACACACTGCTGTAGATGTACAAGTATTTGCATATGGTAAAGGAAGCGATCAGTTTATAGGTGCGCAAAATAATACTGATATAGCCGATAAGCTTATTAACTTTATTAAGCAGTAA
- a CDS encoding alpha/beta hydrolase produces the protein MQPFEIKIQNLNIQGLKKGSGDEVVIALHGWLDNSNSFTPMLNKVNPAHTWYCIDFAGHGLSDWRSNDAHYYFVDYIDDVYQLIQSLGAKKVHLVGHSMGAMVAGLFASCFSEYVLTVSFIEGIGCVTTPSDEVCEQLKGAVLNRERRNNKKGRIYKSKSAIIEARSQTSDLNNELISLLMSRNIKQVELGYELTTDPKLKNHSGFRFNEAQCIGAIKQLIAPSQLILGNQGYSFVKQNLAKYISYYNNLKVINVDGGHHCHMQSSGLCFEHIQAFMLQNGAC, from the coding sequence TTGCAGCCATTTGAAATAAAAATACAGAATTTAAATATACAAGGCCTTAAAAAGGGCAGTGGTGATGAAGTTGTAATAGCGCTGCATGGCTGGTTAGACAACAGTAACAGTTTTACGCCTATGCTAAACAAAGTTAATCCAGCGCATACTTGGTATTGTATTGATTTTGCAGGCCATGGGTTATCTGATTGGCGAAGCAATGACGCGCATTATTATTTTGTTGATTATATTGACGATGTGTACCAACTTATACAGAGCTTAGGTGCTAAAAAAGTACACTTGGTTGGCCACTCAATGGGGGCCATGGTTGCAGGGTTATTTGCTAGTTGTTTTAGTGAGTATGTTTTAACAGTCTCTTTTATTGAAGGGATAGGGTGTGTAACAACCCCAAGCGATGAAGTATGTGAGCAGCTTAAAGGTGCAGTGCTTAATAGGGAGCGCCGTAACAATAAAAAAGGGCGTATTTATAAGTCTAAATCAGCCATTATTGAAGCGCGATCACAAACAAGTGATTTAAATAACGAACTGATCAGCTTATTGATGAGTCGTAATATCAAGCAAGTTGAACTAGGGTATGAGTTAACAACTGACCCAAAGCTTAAAAATCACTCAGGTTTTAGGTTTAATGAGGCGCAATGTATTGGTGCAATAAAACAATTAATTGCACCAAGCCAATTAATTTTAGGTAACCAAGGTTATTCATTTGTAAAACAAAATTTGGCAAAGTATATTAGCTATTACAACAACTTGAAGGTAATTAATGTAGATGGCGGGCATCATTGTCATATGCAAAGCAGCGGGTTATGTTTTGAGCATATTCAAGCCTTTATGCTGCAAAATGGTGCATGTTAA
- the fadD gene encoding long-chain-fatty-acid--CoA ligase FadD yields the protein MEKIWLKRYPEGMPETIDPEHYNSLVEVFEKSFSDYKDLPAFTNMGKTLSYNEIDKATQRVASYIQNDLGLKKGDKVAVMMPNLLQTPIAILGILRAGCVVVNVNPLYTVRELEHQLKDSDTSAIFILANFADTLEKALAKTDVKHIVVTQVGDMVGGVKKHIVNFVVKYVKKMVPSYNLPNVIKFSDVLAGDPTKYTRPEMHLNDLAFLQYTGGTTGVSKGAMLSHGNMVGNLEQVSGCLDKVLDRGTEVVVTALPLYHIFALTANCLTFMKYGGLNVLITNPRDMPAFVKELSQHKFTAITGVNTLFNGLLNTPGFAELNFSHLKMSLGGGMAVQRPVAEKWQKVTSSKLMEGYGLTECAPLVTVSPYDLEAYNGSIGLPAPNTEIKLMLENGEEAAKGEPGELWVKGPQVMLGYYNRPDATAECLQDGWFATGDIATYDDEGFFYIVDRKKDMIIVSGFNVFPNEIEEVVAMHDGVLEVAAIGIPHEVSGEQVKVFVVKKDPSLTEKDIINHCRDNLTNYKVPKLVEFRDELPKTNVGKILRRALKD from the coding sequence GTGGAAAAAATCTGGCTTAAGCGCTACCCAGAAGGTATGCCTGAAACAATCGATCCTGAGCATTACAACTCGTTAGTCGAAGTGTTTGAAAAAAGTTTTTCTGATTACAAAGATTTACCTGCATTTACTAATATGGGTAAAACTTTATCTTACAACGAAATAGATAAAGCTACACAACGCGTAGCCTCGTATATTCAAAATGATTTAGGTCTCAAAAAAGGCGATAAAGTCGCCGTAATGATGCCTAACTTATTACAAACACCTATTGCTATATTAGGCATATTACGTGCTGGTTGTGTTGTGGTTAATGTTAACCCTTTATACACAGTACGTGAGCTTGAGCACCAGTTAAAAGATTCTGACACGTCAGCTATTTTTATACTTGCTAACTTTGCCGATACACTTGAAAAAGCCCTTGCTAAAACTGATGTTAAGCACATTGTGGTTACACAAGTAGGCGACATGGTAGGCGGTGTTAAAAAGCACATCGTCAACTTTGTAGTTAAGTACGTTAAAAAAATGGTACCAAGCTACAACTTACCTAATGTAATTAAGTTCTCTGATGTACTTGCAGGCGACCCTACAAAATACACTCGCCCTGAAATGCACCTAAATGATTTAGCCTTTTTACAATACACAGGCGGAACAACCGGCGTATCTAAAGGTGCTATGCTAAGCCACGGCAATATGGTTGGTAACCTTGAACAGGTATCGGGTTGTTTAGATAAAGTATTAGACCGCGGTACCGAAGTTGTTGTAACTGCTTTACCGCTTTATCACATATTTGCGTTAACAGCTAACTGCTTAACGTTTATGAAATATGGTGGCTTAAATGTGCTGATTACAAATCCGCGCGATATGCCTGCATTTGTAAAAGAGCTAAGCCAACATAAATTTACAGCTATTACGGGTGTGAATACGTTATTTAATGGCTTATTAAATACACCAGGCTTTGCCGAGCTAAACTTTAGTCATTTAAAAATGTCTTTAGGTGGCGGCATGGCGGTACAACGCCCTGTAGCTGAAAAATGGCAAAAAGTGACAAGCTCAAAACTTATGGAAGGTTACGGCCTTACTGAGTGTGCGCCGCTTGTGACTGTAAGCCCATACGATTTAGAAGCATACAACGGCTCTATTGGTTTACCTGCACCAAACACCGAAATAAAGCTAATGCTTGAAAATGGTGAAGAGGCCGCTAAAGGTGAACCTGGCGAGCTATGGGTAAAAGGCCCGCAAGTTATGCTAGGTTATTACAACCGCCCTGATGCAACAGCAGAGTGCTTGCAAGATGGTTGGTTTGCAACAGGCGATATTGCCACATACGATGATGAAGGTTTCTTTTACATAGTTGACCGTAAAAAAGACATGATTATAGTTTCGGGCTTTAATGTATTCCCTAACGAAATTGAAGAAGTTGTTGCTATGCACGATGGCGTACTTGAAGTAGCTGCTATTGGTATACCGCACGAGGTAAGTGGTGAACAAGTTAAAGTTTTTGTTGTGAAAAAAGACCCATCTTTAACTGAAAAAGATATAATAAATCACTGTCGTGATAATTTAACTAATTACAAGGTGCCTAAGCTCGTTGAGTTTAGGGATGAGTTACCTAAAACAAACGTAGGTAAAATTCTCAGAAGAGCCCTGAAAGATTAG